The genomic region CGCTTAGGTGGCTCAGAAGGGGGTTGTGGTGGTTCCTCAACGGGCAAAGGCGGTGGAGTAACAACTTGAAGATATGGTTCCTCCAATGGAGGTTGTGGTGGAGAATTATGAAAAGAAGGGGTATATTCCCATTGGTACGTGTTCCACCTTTCGGCCCATGAGTCGGGGCCTTGATATGGCGATCCTTGGTAAGGAGAACCGCTGGAGATACTGATGGGGTGAGTTGGTGTTCCAGTTGGCGGCTCTGGGTCAGGATCATCATCCACCTCCATATTTTGGGAGAAGTGGTCCTCGGGCCCTAAAGGATTATAACCTAAAGGTTTGTTAATATAATCGTATGGATTAAATTGGGCCGGGGAATAAGTTGAGTCAGAATGGTGAAAAGAATGAGAATGTAAAGAGTGGTATGATTGATGTGAATGGTGTGAATGTTGGGAATGGTGAGAATGTTGGGGCTCGTCTTGAATAGGCGGCCCAAAAGAAGGGTGAAACGATG from Helianthus annuus cultivar XRQ/B chromosome 10, HanXRQr2.0-SUNRISE, whole genome shotgun sequence harbors:
- the LOC110882306 gene encoding extensin-like; amino-acid sequence: MEVDDDPDPEPPTGTPTHPISISSGSPYQGSPYQGPDSWAERWNTYQWEYTPSFHNSPPQPPLEEPYLQVVTPPPLPVEEPPQPPSEPPKRKRNARMSMRGRPRFSSPQASSTYPPIPEDPQMGGPSHAVPEDDTPPVTFATPPPPAGFENPIPTYPASSGYNPFEYPTPTDYGYQAPT